Genomic window (Bombus pascuorum chromosome 8, iyBomPasc1.1, whole genome shotgun sequence):
CGTATGCAAGTTAGTGCATGGGAAGATGACGATGATGGAGTAGAGGCCGAACGTAATGCAAAAGGTTAGCTGATGATTTGGAATTGTGTGTTACAATTTTTCACTATCAGTTTTGTAACATGTATATGTGTTTTATAGAACCTGATGCAAAAGAAATTCTGACTGCAGCAGAGAATGGGGAGCTGGATAAAgtgcaaaaattattaatggAAAACCCGCTATTGTTAGAATGTACAGACAAAGATGGTTACACTCCATTGCATAGAGCATGTTATGGCAATCACTTAGGAATTGTAGAAGTATgaatattacattttgaaCGTAATTTATTCTTTGACAAAAGTGTTCATAAATAAGTGCATCACTGTTTTATCTTGTTCGTAGTATTTAATTCAAGCAGGTGCAAAGATAGATGCTAAAACTATGGATGAATGGCAACCGTTACATTCTGCATGTTGCTGGAATAACGTTGAATGTGCAATGATATTAATTGCAAATGGAGCAGATATAAATGCCAGAAGTAAAGGAGATCAAACTCCTTTGCATTTAGTATCTGCAAGTTCTCATAATTCCCCTGCTTTGCAACTTCTTTTATTGCATCCAGATACAAATCCAAGATTGGTAAATTCAAGTGGAGATACAGCCGAACAGATTGCAAAAAGAACAGGAAAGTATTACCCaatgtttgaaattattgaagattgcttaaatgttatttgaATCTATTGTTTGATATGTTTATTAGATATGTTTATATACACATGTTACAATATTATGAACaaaacaaatttatgaaattagaaGTTGTAAacatatcattaatatattatcagtacatttataaatatgttaataaGTCTGTATTTCCTGTAATATAACggaatataaaagtataaatgtTGATATGTTATTAGAACATAGAAGTTATTGTATTGAAAACTTTAGGAAAATAATACTTCAACAGTTGGATTTTTATCCACTaactacaaatataataattatgtgaTATCTTAGGAGTTTGATGTGATTCTAAttacaatacaaaattatcaCAATTGTGACACTAGTGtcataattgtaaaaaacatcctttttattttataagatacttaataaaatgaaaacatacattgaacaatatttaacatttacatGTTGTCTATGcacttaaaatatattttagttttatttacaTTAGAGTGAtgttaaatttacaaattttggaGTACCATTGCTTAAACGTTTCGATCCTTCCCATATGAGAATAGTGAAATCTTCGGTTACAGCATATAAGTGATGTTGGTCTAAAGCCCATGCTATCGCAATTACTGCTCCGCATCCTCTTATACCGTTTATAATTTCTCTGACTAATCTTAAATCCCAACTACTCCATAGCCTTATTACACCATTGTCTAATCCTGTTGCAATAACATTTACAGAAACTCCTTCTGGTGCGTTGCTATAGCAAAGAGCTGTTATTCTTCCTCTTGATAAAATAGATCCAACTGCCCTTGCATTGATagtaaatacttttaattcGGATTGACTGGAAGACGTGTTTTCACTAGGAATTTCATAAGTAACTGCTATATCTCCGAGAGTTTCGCTAATCGAAAGTAAACGAATAGAATAGTTCTGTTCACAGAATATGGATCTTATGTATGTTAAACTACAAAAGGATAACAAATAAGTTTAGATGTTATATGAATGtttttatccatttatttattagaatacTTACCTATTTAAGTCCCAAATAACAATAACACCAGTTGAGTCACCTGAAACAGCGATGCTAAATGCCCGTGACAGAAACACTGTCATTATTCTACTTCTATGAGCTAACAGTACAGATGCTGGTGTTAAAGTGAAGTCAATTTTACTCATTACAACTGTGTATGTATACACCGTAATTTTACCAGATAAATGACCTATCCATAGTTGTCCACAATCTGGAGCTGATCCCAAGATTgtaatctaaaaaaaaattatattatgtaatttgcaatttaaaaaagtaatagaaaatagtAATGTATCTATTTACTGGGTCAAGACCCGAAGATCTAATTAATGGCCTTGGTGGTTGctcttttttacattttagtCTTACAATTCCATCTGTACCATTCCATGATACTAAAGCAGCTCCTGATACAAATGCTCCACTTAACATACTTGTGCCTAGAAAGAAACATTATACAATCTAGTTCTGCAAATGTGACTATTGAaatgtttatatgaaattaatgatatgTACCCTTCTCTTTTGTATAAACGAGTAATAAAGTAGTATAGCTAGGTAATCCAAAAACATCACCAGTCATTAAAGGAACTAAAGATGCTAAGGGTGCTTTATGTTTATGTTTCCAACATAAAACTGGTTCATTCCCAGGAGCACCAACATAGTTTCCCCATTTTATGCCATCTACACCTTCAATAACTTGTGGTAATGAACTATGAACTATTGTATTTGCAAGATTTTGAATCAGTAAGGGATGCGCAACCGTAAATAATTGCGCTGGTGTTTGGCCATACGTTCGAACCATCGTTTCCCAAGCTTGACGTTCTAAAGGATCTGCTATTTGTTCAACATTAAATCCATAGTAggtctaaaaaaataaatccataaatttaaattacacttTTAAATATGATTGTATGAATGTTAGTATCAACATACGGCAGGATGAAAAACATTTATAGCTTCCACTGCTGGTCTACCAGTTTGCCTAAATCCAAATACCAGATCGAT
Coding sequences:
- the LOC132910204 gene encoding ankyrin repeat domain-containing protein 49-like, with the translated sequence MSSSGEESDQLTDLEAIRDRMLSQPRSERMQVSAWEDDDDGVEAERNAKEPDAKEILTAAENGELDKVQKLLMENPLLLECTDKDGYTPLHRACYGNHLGIVEYLIQAGAKIDAKTMDEWQPLHSACCWNNVECAMILIANGADINARSKGDQTPLHLVSASSHNSPALQLLLLHPDTNPRLVNSSGDTAEQIAKRTGKYYPMFEIIEDCLNVI